The stretch of DNA CtgatttgattaaattatgtACACTGACTGTGAGACTACCACTTGACTATCATTTTCAATGTGTGGGTGggtgtatatatacattatacACATGCATAAATGAAAgggataaattttattaaatgataatGGAGGAACACAACAACGGGCACTAACACTAAGACGGAAGCCAAGAGGCAcaaatctaaaataaaacaaacgaGGTTGAATGTAATTTCCAGAGCAAAGCAACAAAATGTAGAATGCTGGCCGCAGCCCCGCCCGCATTCTGCACTTGGTTGCTCCTCTACTAAGGCCCTGAGGATGATGTATATGCAACGAGAACGGCAATGCATGACGAAGTCACTTTCATTCAGTCTTTCTTTtctgcatatgatatatatctCAACAACAGATAGAATGTCCAATGGCAAGGTACGTGTAAGGTCCATCACTTCCTCATAGAATGTAGGCACTATGCACTAGGCACTATACACTGCTGCCTATTAGAGCATATATTATGATGTTTTCGTGCCATTCATTAAGCACGAATAAGTACCTTGAACAAATAAGCATCAGGCTCTATACCACCCTGCCTTACCATCCCAAAGAGTCTCTGCACCACTTTAATATCTCTCTGAAGTGCAAAATGATGGATCAATCCAGAAAAAGTTTGGATATCTGGTAAAATACCATCCAAAATCATCTCATCAAGGATATCCAAGACATCGGAGTTCATCTTACACTTCGCCAGCGTGTGTAAAAGTGAAGAATATAAAATCAACAGACTAGATTCTGGTAGTGGACCACAGAGTGATTTGGCATCACGGAAGACCTTTATAGCAGCCTGACCATTATGAAAAATGCCATAGAAGTCGATAATCAATCTCACTGTGCTGACTGGCAATTTAATCTGCTCCTTTTTTGTCTTAGACAGGAGTTGACCAGCTAAATCCAGACGACCATGCTGTGCTAACTTGGAAACCATCTTTGAGAACGTATAAACATTATGAGTAAAACCTGGCTGATAATCAACCCAACAGAAAAACTGCCATGCTGCTTCAGCTGAATTGAAACTTCTGATCATCTTGCAAACCAACCGAGTTGTCCATACAAAATTTGCATCTTCCAGCGCTGATACCTCTTCAGGTCCCCAATTATTCAAGGCACTTGCCAAAGCCACTGGGTCCAACCATGGTTTCAAGTGAATTGTGCTCACATCAATATCATCATTGGGAAAGTCATCATCGTCATCTACAAAAGCTTCTATATTATGGATCCTCTCATCTGGTAACATTTCTTTATTAAACTATGAGAATATATATCATCAACTCCAGGTTCAAGGCCTGAATATCTCCCATTC from Diospyros lotus cultivar Yz01 chromosome 6, ASM1463336v1, whole genome shotgun sequence encodes:
- the LOC127803737 gene encoding pentatricopeptide repeat-containing protein At5g66631-like codes for the protein MLPDERIHNIEAFVDDDDDFPNDDIDVSTIHLKPWLDPVALASALNNWGPEEVSALEDANFVWTTRLVCKMIRSFNSAEAAWQFFCWVDYQPGFTHNVYTFSKMVSKLAQHGRLDLAGQLLSKTKKEQIKLPVSTVRLIIDFYGIFHNGQAAIKVFRDAKSLCGPLPESSLLILYSSLLHTLAKCKMNSDVLDILDEMILDGILPDIQTFSGLIHHFALQRDIKVVQRLFGMVRQGGIEPDAYLFKVLIRA